A genomic segment from Glycine soja cultivar W05 chromosome 20, ASM419377v2, whole genome shotgun sequence encodes:
- the LOC114403393 gene encoding alpha-1,6-mannosyl-glycoprotein 2-beta-N-acetylglucosaminyltransferase-like isoform X1 has product MVSSTIMAVSKKPRLRLRDVALCRLLSVVFVTLCGVLLLIFLLASNSTPIGTHDMIDNADAYHHDMKFEKLHDLPQQNDLSLRLERLNGLPPRNLDLYPTLAKDRIVVVLYVHNRPQYLKVVVESLSQVVGISETLLIVSHDGYFEEMNKIINGIKFCQVKQIYATYSPHLFSDSFPGVSANDCKEKDDAGEKHCEGNPDQYGNHRLPKIVSLKHHWWWMMNTVWNGLRETRDHSGHILFIEEDHFIFPNAYRNLQVLISLKPKKCPDCYAANLAPSDVNSRGEGWATLIAERMGNVGYSFNRTVWKKIHNKAREFCFFDDYNWDITMWATVYPSFGSPVYTLRGPRTSAVHFGRCGLHQGQEENKACIDNGMVNINVEEPDTVSNIELNWEVHTYKNQPGYKAGFKGWGGWGDNRDRLLCLSFAKMYHSTGTASPFHCMRRLSLVMLLESNIVACFFVSYQ; this is encoded by the exons ATGGTTAGTTCCACTATTATGGCTGTTTCCAAGAAACCCCGGCTTAGGCTTAGAGATGTGGCTCTGTGCCGTCTGTTATCTGTGGTGTTTGTTACTTTATGTGGGGTTTTGCTTCTGATATTTCTCCTTGCATCAAATTCAACACCAATTGGGACTCATGATATGATAGACAATGCTGATGCATACCATCATGACATGAAGTTTGAAAAGTTGCATGATCTCCCACAGCAGAATGACTTGTCACTTAGATTGGAAAGGCTAAATGGGTTGCCACCTAGGAACTTGGATTTGTATCCAACTCTCGCTAAGGATCGTATTGTTGTAGTTTTGTATGTTCACAACCGGCCTCAGTATCTGAAAGTGGTTGTTGAGAGCCTTTCGCAAGTGGTGGGGATTAGTGAGACCTTACTAATTGTTAGTCATGATGGGTACTTTGAGGAGATGAACAAGATCATTAATGGTATCAAGTTTTGCCAAGTTAAACAGATCTATGCTACTTATTCGCCCCATCTGTTTTCTGATAGTTTTCCCGGGGTCTCAGCTAATGACTGCAAGGAGAAAGATGATGCTGGAGAAAAACATTGTGAGGGAAATCCTGATCAGTATGGAAACCACCGCTTGCCAAAGATTGTATCACTGAAGCATCAttggtggtggatgatgaacaCGGTATGGAATGGGTTGAGAGAGACAAGGGATCATTCTGGTCATATTCTTTTCATTGAAGAAGACCACTTCATATTTCCCAATGCGTATCGCAATCTACAGGTTCTAATTTCACTGAAGCCTAAAAAGTGTCCTGATTGTTATGCTGCTAATTTAGCACCTTCTGATGTGAACTCAAGAGGCGAAGGTTGGGCAACTTTGATTGCTGAGAGAATGGGGAATGTTGGTTACTCTTTCAATCGAACTGTTTGGAAGAAAATACACAATAAGGCGAGAGAGTTTTGTTTCTTTGATGACTATAATTGGGATATCACAATGTGGGCAACTGTTTATCCTTCATTTGGCAGTCCCGTTTACACGTTACGAGGTCCTAGGACCAGCGCCGTTCATTTTGGGAGATGTGGTTTGCATCAGGGTCAGGAGGAGAATAAGGCTTGCATTGATAATGGCATGGTGAACATTAATGTTGAAGAGCCTGACACAGTTTCTAACATTGAATTAAATTGGGAAGTTCACACCTATAAGAATCAGCCTGGTTATAAAGCAGGGTTTAAAGGTTGGGGAGGTTGGGGGGATAATAGAGATCGTCTCTTATGCTTGAGTTTTGCCAAAATGTACCACTCCACTGGCACAGCATCTCCATT TCACTGCATGAGAAGGCTCTCGTTGGTTATGCTACTGGAGAGTAACATTGTTGCATGCTTCTTTGTATCCTATCAGTGA
- the LOC114403393 gene encoding alpha-1,6-mannosyl-glycoprotein 2-beta-N-acetylglucosaminyltransferase-like isoform X2, giving the protein MKFEKLHDLPQQNDLSLRLERLNGLPPRNLDLYPTLAKDRIVVVLYVHNRPQYLKVVVESLSQVVGISETLLIVSHDGYFEEMNKIINGIKFCQVKQIYATYSPHLFSDSFPGVSANDCKEKDDAGEKHCEGNPDQYGNHRLPKIVSLKHHWWWMMNTVWNGLRETRDHSGHILFIEEDHFIFPNAYRNLQVLISLKPKKCPDCYAANLAPSDVNSRGEGWATLIAERMGNVGYSFNRTVWKKIHNKAREFCFFDDYNWDITMWATVYPSFGSPVYTLRGPRTSAVHFGRCGLHQGQEENKACIDNGMVNINVEEPDTVSNIELNWEVHTYKNQPGYKAGFKGWGGWGDNRDRLLCLSFAKMYHSTGTASPFHCMRRLSLVMLLESNIVACFFVSYQ; this is encoded by the exons ATGAAGTTTGAAAAGTTGCATGATCTCCCACAGCAGAATGACTTGTCACTTAGATTGGAAAGGCTAAATGGGTTGCCACCTAGGAACTTGGATTTGTATCCAACTCTCGCTAAGGATCGTATTGTTGTAGTTTTGTATGTTCACAACCGGCCTCAGTATCTGAAAGTGGTTGTTGAGAGCCTTTCGCAAGTGGTGGGGATTAGTGAGACCTTACTAATTGTTAGTCATGATGGGTACTTTGAGGAGATGAACAAGATCATTAATGGTATCAAGTTTTGCCAAGTTAAACAGATCTATGCTACTTATTCGCCCCATCTGTTTTCTGATAGTTTTCCCGGGGTCTCAGCTAATGACTGCAAGGAGAAAGATGATGCTGGAGAAAAACATTGTGAGGGAAATCCTGATCAGTATGGAAACCACCGCTTGCCAAAGATTGTATCACTGAAGCATCAttggtggtggatgatgaacaCGGTATGGAATGGGTTGAGAGAGACAAGGGATCATTCTGGTCATATTCTTTTCATTGAAGAAGACCACTTCATATTTCCCAATGCGTATCGCAATCTACAGGTTCTAATTTCACTGAAGCCTAAAAAGTGTCCTGATTGTTATGCTGCTAATTTAGCACCTTCTGATGTGAACTCAAGAGGCGAAGGTTGGGCAACTTTGATTGCTGAGAGAATGGGGAATGTTGGTTACTCTTTCAATCGAACTGTTTGGAAGAAAATACACAATAAGGCGAGAGAGTTTTGTTTCTTTGATGACTATAATTGGGATATCACAATGTGGGCAACTGTTTATCCTTCATTTGGCAGTCCCGTTTACACGTTACGAGGTCCTAGGACCAGCGCCGTTCATTTTGGGAGATGTGGTTTGCATCAGGGTCAGGAGGAGAATAAGGCTTGCATTGATAATGGCATGGTGAACATTAATGTTGAAGAGCCTGACACAGTTTCTAACATTGAATTAAATTGGGAAGTTCACACCTATAAGAATCAGCCTGGTTATAAAGCAGGGTTTAAAGGTTGGGGAGGTTGGGGGGATAATAGAGATCGTCTCTTATGCTTGAGTTTTGCCAAAATGTACCACTCCACTGGCACAGCATCTCCATT TCACTGCATGAGAAGGCTCTCGTTGGTTATGCTACTGGAGAGTAACATTGTTGCATGCTTCTTTGTATCCTATCAGTGA